The Astatotilapia calliptera chromosome 2, fAstCal1.2, whole genome shotgun sequence genome includes a window with the following:
- the her5 gene encoding hairy-related 5 has protein sequence MKASPGARGQRAARRISKPQMEKRRRERINHSLETLRVLMLESTHNEKLKNPKVEKAEILESVVDFLKAEEDVQKDHQASKRALSVEQRPACACQSSYHDGMRTCLLRVNQFIASKSQEAGEPSGAAVRASFTLPEIPMHPTTPGHIHHPPAALPPHPLPFHHPQLSHHYLTQTAGFHADTSNLSPAGVGHIPDPLWRPWPQ, from the exons ATGAAGGCTTCACCTGGAGCTCGAGGACAGAGGGCCGCCAGAAGG ATTTCTAAACCTCAGATGGAGAAGCGCAGGCGGGAGCGCATCAACCACAGTCTGGAGACTCTGCGAGTTCTGATGCTGGAGAGCACCCACAATGAG AAACTAAAGAATCCGAAAGTGGAGAAGGCAGAGATTCTAGAGAGTGTGGTCGATTTCCTGAAGGCAGAGGAGGATGTACAGAAGGATCACCAGGCTTCAAAGAGGGCCCTGTCCGTGGAGCAGAGACCGGCCTGTGCCTGCCAGTCCAGCTACCATGACGGCATGAGGACCTGCCTGCTCAGGGTCAACCAGTTCATAGCCAGCAAGAGCCAGGAGGCAGGGGAGCCCAGCGGAGCGGCTGTTCGGGCTTCCTTTACGCTTCCAGAGATCCCCATGCACCCCACCACTCCCGGCCACATTCAccatcctcctgctgctctgccTCCTCATCCTCTGCCCTTCCATCACCCCCAGCTCTCTCACCACTACCTGACGCAGACGGCTGGCTTCCACGCTGACACCAGCAATCTGTCCCCCGCAGGTGTGGGGCACATCCCTGATCCCCTGTGGAGGCCCTGGCCTCAGTGA
- the pfdn6 gene encoding prefoldin subunit 6 → MAEAIQKKLKVEVEKYAQMQKEVSKSMSARQKLETQLTENNIVKEELDLLDCSNTVYKLIGPVLVKQDLDEAKATVAKRLEYINGEIQRYETLLKDMEKKSEQHREVLSSLQQEFQKAQGLAVGKV, encoded by the exons atggCAGAAGCCATTCAAAAGAAGCTGAAGGTGGAAGTGGAGAAATACGCGCAGATGCAGAAAG AGGTTAGCAAGAGCATGTCAGCCAGACAGAAGCTCGAGACGCAGCTGACAGAGAACAACATTGTTAAAGAG GAGCTTGATCTGCTGGACTGCTCAAACACCGTTTATAAGCTCATTGGTCCTGTATTAGTGAAGCAGGACCTAGATGAGGCCAAAGCCACAGTAGCCAAAAGGCTGGAGTACATCAACGGAGAAAT TCAGAGGTATGAGACGCTACTGAAAGACATGGAAAAGAAATCCGAACAGCATCGAGAAGTGTTGTCAAGTTTACAACAGGAGTTTCAGAAAGCACAGGGCCTCGCTGTGGGCAAAGTCTGA
- the ints6l gene encoding integrator complex subunit 6 isoform X3: MLVTFDDPPYGVKAGWKENHATFMCELKNLQASGLTTLGHALRTAFDLLNLNRLISGIDNYGQGRNPFFLEPSVIITITDGNKLTHSSGVPDELHLPLNSPLAGSELTKEPFRWDQRLFALVLRLPGAATPDNEQLGSVPTDESAITQMCEVTGGRSYCVRTQRMLNQCLESLVQKVQSGVVINFEKNGPDPPPIGEDNSVDSNRPVSSFGPQPWHSCHKLIYVRPNPKTGVPVGHWPIPESFWPDQNSPTLPPRTAHPVVRFSCVDCEPMVIDKLPFDKYELEPSPLTQYILERKSPHMCWQVFVSSSGKQNDLGHPFGYLKASTTLTCVNLFVMPYNYPVLLPLLDDFFKVHKLKPNLKWRQAFEMYLKTMPPYYLLPLKKALRMMGAPNLIADTMDCGLSYSVISYLKKLSQQAKMESDRLIVSVGKKAPQETGIKVKNHSSSLSLAHRRDFKQLLQGITGEGPLRLPDINFKEFAGFQIVLLNKDVKPQAYRNAYDIPRRNLLDQLTRMRSNLLRTSLKLIRGQDEDSLHSIPVAQMGNYQEYLKMMPSPLREIDPDQPKRLHTFGNPFKQDKKGMMIDEADEFVAGPQNKKRGNSSDSNSGATVKRRRNMSPLLRRPQTPSGNTNHVVIGKNLAGIQGQQNLLKPGPQNKGVDSMVVTESNGDSALGLDSGEIWPAEMETEAGNTSSPSLEENVGTGAAVRGEDLGTMEERLVEDHLNEQPLEEKHNCERLSPQSQLDGADAEPAVPEIIFIAPLDGNLAELRTRVIKEVRKPGRTFVDRYSEEMTGRDSKDREAGEDTWQITELNRRPITEDLLNLKSLSFQQRISLHYTSLYQEVGTLKGERIVAKHSSIHPIMFQSCHSETSLAVYI; this comes from the exons ATGCTAGTTACATTCGATGATCCACCATACGGAGTGAAG GCCGGCTGGAAGGAGAACCATGCCACTTTCATGTGCGAGCTGAAGAATCTGCAGGCGTCCGGGCTCACAACATTAGGACACGCTCTTCGCACCGCCTTCGACCTGCTTAACCTCAACCGCCTCATCTCGGGAATCGACAACTACGGGCAG GGCCGCAACCCATTCTTCCTTGAGCCATCTGTGATCATCACCATCACTGATGGGAACAAGCTCACGCACAGCTCGGGAGTGCCAGATGAG CTGCACCTGCCTCTGAATTCTCCCTTGGCTGGCAGCGAGCTGACCAAAGAGCCTTTTCGCTGGGACCAGCGTCTGTTTGCATTGGTACTGAGGCTGCCAGGAGCAGCTACACCAGATAATGAGCAACTTGGTAGTGTCCCCACGGATGAGTCTGCAATCACCCAGATGTGTGAAGTTACTGGAG GGCGATCATATTGCGTGCGAACACAGAGGATGTTGAACCAGTGTCTGGAGTCTCTGGTCCAAAAGGTTCAAAGCGGTGTTGTcattaattttgaaaaaaacgGGCCAGATCCGCCTCCAATTGGGGAAG ataATTCTGTGGACTCAAATCGGCCTGTGTCATCCTTCGGCCCACAGCCATGGCACAGCTGCCACAAACTCATCTATGTGCGACCAAACCCAAAGACTGGGGTGCCAGTCGGGCATTGGCCCATACCAGAGTCCTTCTGGCCGGACCAGAACTCTCCAACCCTA CCACCTCGCACTGCTCACCCCGTGGTGCGTTTCTCTTGCGTGGACTGTGAACCCATGGTGATCGACAAGCTTCCCTTCGACAAGTATGAACTGGAGCCCTCTCCGCTCACCCAGTACATCCTGGAAAGGAAGTCCCCACACATGTGCTGGCAG GTGTTTGTCAGCAGCAGCGGGAAGCAGAATGACCTGGGGCATCCTTTTGGCTACCTTAAAGCCAGCACCACTCTCACTTGTGTTAATCTGTTTGTTATGCCGTACAACTACCCAGTCCTTCTCCCACTCCTCG ACGATTTTTTCAAAGTGCACAAACTAAAACCAAACCTTAAGTGGCGACAGGCCTTTGAGATGTACCTGAAGACGATGCCGCCATACTACCTCTTG CCCTTGAAAAAGGCACTGAGGATGATGGGTGCACCTAACCTTATCGCGGACACCATGGACTGCGGACTGAGTTACAGCGTCATTTCTTACCTGAAGAAGCTCAGCCAGCAG GCAAAAATGGAGTCGGATCGTCTGATTGTGTCGGTGGGGAAAAAGGCTCCGCAGGAAACTGGCATAAAGGTGAAGAACCACTCCAGCTCGCTTTCTCTAGCCCACCGGCGAGACTTTAAGCAGCTGCTGCAGGGAATCACGGGGGAGGGGCCCCTTCGCCTGCCGGACATTAATTTCAAAGAGTTTGCCGGTTTCCAGATCGTCCTGCTCAACAAG GATGTAAAGCCTCAAGCTTATCGGAATGCCTACGACATCCCAAGACGGAACCTCCTGGATCAGCTCACACGAATGCGCTCCAATTTGCTGCGGACGTCACTAAAACTGATCCGAGGGCAAGATGAAG ATTCCCTGCACAGTATTCCAGTGGCTCAGATGGGAAACTATCAGGAGTACCTAAAAATGATGCCGTCCCCTTTGAGAGAGATTGATCCCGATCAGCCTAAACGGCTGCACACATTTGGGAATCCTTTCAAGCAGGATAAGAAG GGGATGATGATCGATGAGGCGGATGAGTTTGTAGCAGGCCCTCAAAATAAGAAGAGAGGAAATTCCAGTGACTCCAATTCGGGAGCTACTGTGAAGAGAAGGCGGAACATGTCACCGTTGCTGCGGCGGCCGCAGACCCCATCAGGGAACACCAACCATGTGGTGATTGGGAAGAACCTAGCAGGGATTCAGGGGCAGCAGAACCTCCTCAAACCGGGTCCACAGAACAAAG GAGTGGATAGCATGGTGGTCACAGAGAGTAATGGCGACAGCGCTCTCGGGCTCGACTCTGGGGAAATCTGGCCTGCAGAGATGGAAACTGAGGCAGGGAATACATCCTCACCGAGTTTAGAGGAGAACGTTGGGACAGGAGCAGCAGTTCGCGGGGAGGACCTTGGCACGATGGAGGAGAGGCTGGTGGAAGATCATCTAAACGAGCAGCCGCTGGAGGAGAAGCACAACTGTGAACGCCTGAGTCCACAGAGCCAGCTGGATGGCGCTGACGCTGAGCCGGCAGTGCCTGAGATCATTTTCATAGCTCCACTAGACGGCAACCTGGCAGAGCTGCGGACGCGGGTCATCAAGGAGGTCCGCAAACCCGGACGAA CTTTTGTTGACAGATACAGTGAAGAAATGACAGGAAGGGACAGCAAAGACAGAGAGGCAGGGGAAGACACGTGGCAAATCACTGAGCTAAACCGGCGCCCGATCACAGAGGATTTATTGAACTTGAAATCATTGTCCTTTCAACAGCGAATTTCTTTGCATTATACTTCACTTTATCAGGAAGTTGGTACACTGAAAGGCGAGCGCATCGTagccaaacacagcagcattcATCCCATAATGTTTCAATCTTGCCACAGTGAGACTTCTTTAGCTGTTTACATTTAA
- the ints6l gene encoding integrator complex subunit 6 isoform X2, whose protein sequence is MPILLFLLDTSASMNQRTYLGTTYLDVAKGAVEVFMKLRARDPASRGDRYMLVTFDDPPYGVKAGWKENHATFMCELKNLQASGLTTLGHALRTAFDLLNLNRLISGIDNYGQGRNPFFLEPSVIITITDGNKLTHSSGVPDELHLPLNSPLAGSELTKEPFRWDQRLFALVLRLPGAATPDNEQLGSVPTDESAITQMCEVTGGRSYCVRTQRMLNQCLESLVQKVQSGVVINFEKNGPDPPPIGEDNSVDSNRPVSSFGPQPWHSCHKLIYVRPNPKTGVPVGHWPIPESFWPDQNSPTLPPRTAHPVVRFSCVDCEPMVIDKLPFDKYELEPSPLTQYILERKSPHMCWQVFVSSSGKQNDLGHPFGYLKASTTLTCVNLFVMPYNYPVLLPLLDDFFKVHKLKPNLKWRQAFEMYLKTMPPYYLLPLKKALRMMGAPNLIADTMDCGLSYSVISYLKKLSQQAKMESDRLIVSVGKKAPQETGIKVKNHSSSLSLAHRRDFKQLLQGITGEGPLRLPDINFKEFAGFQIVLLNKDVKPQAYRNAYDIPRRNLLDQLTRMRSNLLRTSLKLIRGQDEDSLHSIPVAQMGNYQEYLKMMPSPLREIDPDQPKRLHTFGNPFKQDKKGMMIDEADEFVAGPQNKKRGNSSDSNSGATVKRRRNMSPLLRRPQTPSGNTNHVVIGKNLAGIQGQQNLLKPGPQNKGVDSMVVTESNGDSALGLDSGEIWPAEMETEAGNTSSPSLEENVGTGAAVRGEDLGTMEERLVEDHLNEQPLEEKHNCERLSPQSQLDGADAEPAVPEIIFIAPLDGNLAELRTRVIKEVRKPGRNYDAILRLLQQVKGPPNVQRYFIQHAIKEAMRFKKRVLIQQLENALTELEEKQTTPQLPNDHGR, encoded by the exons atgcctATTTTACTTTTCCTGTTAGACACGTCCGCCTCTATGAATCAGCGCACTTATTTGGGTACGACGTATCTGGACGTTGCTAAAGGCGCGGTTGAGGTCTTTATGAAG CTGCGTGCCCGAGACCCGGCTAGTAGAGGCGACAGGTACATGCTAGTTACATTCGATGATCCACCATACGGAGTGAAG GCCGGCTGGAAGGAGAACCATGCCACTTTCATGTGCGAGCTGAAGAATCTGCAGGCGTCCGGGCTCACAACATTAGGACACGCTCTTCGCACCGCCTTCGACCTGCTTAACCTCAACCGCCTCATCTCGGGAATCGACAACTACGGGCAG GGCCGCAACCCATTCTTCCTTGAGCCATCTGTGATCATCACCATCACTGATGGGAACAAGCTCACGCACAGCTCGGGAGTGCCAGATGAG CTGCACCTGCCTCTGAATTCTCCCTTGGCTGGCAGCGAGCTGACCAAAGAGCCTTTTCGCTGGGACCAGCGTCTGTTTGCATTGGTACTGAGGCTGCCAGGAGCAGCTACACCAGATAATGAGCAACTTGGTAGTGTCCCCACGGATGAGTCTGCAATCACCCAGATGTGTGAAGTTACTGGAG GGCGATCATATTGCGTGCGAACACAGAGGATGTTGAACCAGTGTCTGGAGTCTCTGGTCCAAAAGGTTCAAAGCGGTGTTGTcattaattttgaaaaaaacgGGCCAGATCCGCCTCCAATTGGGGAAG ataATTCTGTGGACTCAAATCGGCCTGTGTCATCCTTCGGCCCACAGCCATGGCACAGCTGCCACAAACTCATCTATGTGCGACCAAACCCAAAGACTGGGGTGCCAGTCGGGCATTGGCCCATACCAGAGTCCTTCTGGCCGGACCAGAACTCTCCAACCCTA CCACCTCGCACTGCTCACCCCGTGGTGCGTTTCTCTTGCGTGGACTGTGAACCCATGGTGATCGACAAGCTTCCCTTCGACAAGTATGAACTGGAGCCCTCTCCGCTCACCCAGTACATCCTGGAAAGGAAGTCCCCACACATGTGCTGGCAG GTGTTTGTCAGCAGCAGCGGGAAGCAGAATGACCTGGGGCATCCTTTTGGCTACCTTAAAGCCAGCACCACTCTCACTTGTGTTAATCTGTTTGTTATGCCGTACAACTACCCAGTCCTTCTCCCACTCCTCG ACGATTTTTTCAAAGTGCACAAACTAAAACCAAACCTTAAGTGGCGACAGGCCTTTGAGATGTACCTGAAGACGATGCCGCCATACTACCTCTTG CCCTTGAAAAAGGCACTGAGGATGATGGGTGCACCTAACCTTATCGCGGACACCATGGACTGCGGACTGAGTTACAGCGTCATTTCTTACCTGAAGAAGCTCAGCCAGCAG GCAAAAATGGAGTCGGATCGTCTGATTGTGTCGGTGGGGAAAAAGGCTCCGCAGGAAACTGGCATAAAGGTGAAGAACCACTCCAGCTCGCTTTCTCTAGCCCACCGGCGAGACTTTAAGCAGCTGCTGCAGGGAATCACGGGGGAGGGGCCCCTTCGCCTGCCGGACATTAATTTCAAAGAGTTTGCCGGTTTCCAGATCGTCCTGCTCAACAAG GATGTAAAGCCTCAAGCTTATCGGAATGCCTACGACATCCCAAGACGGAACCTCCTGGATCAGCTCACACGAATGCGCTCCAATTTGCTGCGGACGTCACTAAAACTGATCCGAGGGCAAGATGAAG ATTCCCTGCACAGTATTCCAGTGGCTCAGATGGGAAACTATCAGGAGTACCTAAAAATGATGCCGTCCCCTTTGAGAGAGATTGATCCCGATCAGCCTAAACGGCTGCACACATTTGGGAATCCTTTCAAGCAGGATAAGAAG GGGATGATGATCGATGAGGCGGATGAGTTTGTAGCAGGCCCTCAAAATAAGAAGAGAGGAAATTCCAGTGACTCCAATTCGGGAGCTACTGTGAAGAGAAGGCGGAACATGTCACCGTTGCTGCGGCGGCCGCAGACCCCATCAGGGAACACCAACCATGTGGTGATTGGGAAGAACCTAGCAGGGATTCAGGGGCAGCAGAACCTCCTCAAACCGGGTCCACAGAACAAAG GAGTGGATAGCATGGTGGTCACAGAGAGTAATGGCGACAGCGCTCTCGGGCTCGACTCTGGGGAAATCTGGCCTGCAGAGATGGAAACTGAGGCAGGGAATACATCCTCACCGAGTTTAGAGGAGAACGTTGGGACAGGAGCAGCAGTTCGCGGGGAGGACCTTGGCACGATGGAGGAGAGGCTGGTGGAAGATCATCTAAACGAGCAGCCGCTGGAGGAGAAGCACAACTGTGAACGCCTGAGTCCACAGAGCCAGCTGGATGGCGCTGACGCTGAGCCGGCAGTGCCTGAGATCATTTTCATAGCTCCACTAGACGGCAACCTGGCAGAGCTGCGGACGCGGGTCATCAAGGAGGTCCGCAAACCCGGACGAA ACTATGATGCAATACTCAGACTACTGCAGCAGGTGAAAGGCCCGCCAAACGTACAGAGGTACTTCATCCAGCACGCCATCAAAGAAGCAATGAG GTTCAAGAAGCGAGTACTGATCCAGCAGCTGGAGAACGCCCTCACAGAGCTGGAGGAGAAGCAAACAACACCACAGCTTCCCAATGACCATGGCAG ATGA
- the ints6l gene encoding integrator complex subunit 6 isoform X1 → MPILLFLLDTSASMNQRTYLGTTYLDVAKGAVEVFMKLRARDPASRGDRYMLVTFDDPPYGVKAGWKENHATFMCELKNLQASGLTTLGHALRTAFDLLNLNRLISGIDNYGQGRNPFFLEPSVIITITDGNKLTHSSGVPDELHLPLNSPLAGSELTKEPFRWDQRLFALVLRLPGAATPDNEQLGSVPTDESAITQMCEVTGGRSYCVRTQRMLNQCLESLVQKVQSGVVINFEKNGPDPPPIGEDNSVDSNRPVSSFGPQPWHSCHKLIYVRPNPKTGVPVGHWPIPESFWPDQNSPTLPPRTAHPVVRFSCVDCEPMVIDKLPFDKYELEPSPLTQYILERKSPHMCWQVFVSSSGKQNDLGHPFGYLKASTTLTCVNLFVMPYNYPVLLPLLDDFFKVHKLKPNLKWRQAFEMYLKTMPPYYLLPLKKALRMMGAPNLIADTMDCGLSYSVISYLKKLSQQAKMESDRLIVSVGKKAPQETGIKVKNHSSSLSLAHRRDFKQLLQGITGEGPLRLPDINFKEFAGFQIVLLNKDVKPQAYRNAYDIPRRNLLDQLTRMRSNLLRTSLKLIRGQDEDSLHSIPVAQMGNYQEYLKMMPSPLREIDPDQPKRLHTFGNPFKQDKKGMMIDEADEFVAGPQNKKRGNSSDSNSGATVKRRRNMSPLLRRPQTPSGNTNHVVIGKNLAGIQGQQNLLKPGPQNKGVDSMVVTESNGDSALGLDSGEIWPAEMETEAGNTSSPSLEENVGTGAAVRGEDLGTMEERLVEDHLNEQPLEEKHNCERLSPQSQLDGADAEPAVPEIIFIAPLDGNLAELRTRVIKEVRKPGRTFVDRYSEEMTGRDSKDREAGEDTWQITELNRRPITEDLLNLKSLSFQQRISLHYTSLYQEVGTLKGERIVAKHSSIHPIMFQSCHSETSLAVYI, encoded by the exons atgcctATTTTACTTTTCCTGTTAGACACGTCCGCCTCTATGAATCAGCGCACTTATTTGGGTACGACGTATCTGGACGTTGCTAAAGGCGCGGTTGAGGTCTTTATGAAG CTGCGTGCCCGAGACCCGGCTAGTAGAGGCGACAGGTACATGCTAGTTACATTCGATGATCCACCATACGGAGTGAAG GCCGGCTGGAAGGAGAACCATGCCACTTTCATGTGCGAGCTGAAGAATCTGCAGGCGTCCGGGCTCACAACATTAGGACACGCTCTTCGCACCGCCTTCGACCTGCTTAACCTCAACCGCCTCATCTCGGGAATCGACAACTACGGGCAG GGCCGCAACCCATTCTTCCTTGAGCCATCTGTGATCATCACCATCACTGATGGGAACAAGCTCACGCACAGCTCGGGAGTGCCAGATGAG CTGCACCTGCCTCTGAATTCTCCCTTGGCTGGCAGCGAGCTGACCAAAGAGCCTTTTCGCTGGGACCAGCGTCTGTTTGCATTGGTACTGAGGCTGCCAGGAGCAGCTACACCAGATAATGAGCAACTTGGTAGTGTCCCCACGGATGAGTCTGCAATCACCCAGATGTGTGAAGTTACTGGAG GGCGATCATATTGCGTGCGAACACAGAGGATGTTGAACCAGTGTCTGGAGTCTCTGGTCCAAAAGGTTCAAAGCGGTGTTGTcattaattttgaaaaaaacgGGCCAGATCCGCCTCCAATTGGGGAAG ataATTCTGTGGACTCAAATCGGCCTGTGTCATCCTTCGGCCCACAGCCATGGCACAGCTGCCACAAACTCATCTATGTGCGACCAAACCCAAAGACTGGGGTGCCAGTCGGGCATTGGCCCATACCAGAGTCCTTCTGGCCGGACCAGAACTCTCCAACCCTA CCACCTCGCACTGCTCACCCCGTGGTGCGTTTCTCTTGCGTGGACTGTGAACCCATGGTGATCGACAAGCTTCCCTTCGACAAGTATGAACTGGAGCCCTCTCCGCTCACCCAGTACATCCTGGAAAGGAAGTCCCCACACATGTGCTGGCAG GTGTTTGTCAGCAGCAGCGGGAAGCAGAATGACCTGGGGCATCCTTTTGGCTACCTTAAAGCCAGCACCACTCTCACTTGTGTTAATCTGTTTGTTATGCCGTACAACTACCCAGTCCTTCTCCCACTCCTCG ACGATTTTTTCAAAGTGCACAAACTAAAACCAAACCTTAAGTGGCGACAGGCCTTTGAGATGTACCTGAAGACGATGCCGCCATACTACCTCTTG CCCTTGAAAAAGGCACTGAGGATGATGGGTGCACCTAACCTTATCGCGGACACCATGGACTGCGGACTGAGTTACAGCGTCATTTCTTACCTGAAGAAGCTCAGCCAGCAG GCAAAAATGGAGTCGGATCGTCTGATTGTGTCGGTGGGGAAAAAGGCTCCGCAGGAAACTGGCATAAAGGTGAAGAACCACTCCAGCTCGCTTTCTCTAGCCCACCGGCGAGACTTTAAGCAGCTGCTGCAGGGAATCACGGGGGAGGGGCCCCTTCGCCTGCCGGACATTAATTTCAAAGAGTTTGCCGGTTTCCAGATCGTCCTGCTCAACAAG GATGTAAAGCCTCAAGCTTATCGGAATGCCTACGACATCCCAAGACGGAACCTCCTGGATCAGCTCACACGAATGCGCTCCAATTTGCTGCGGACGTCACTAAAACTGATCCGAGGGCAAGATGAAG ATTCCCTGCACAGTATTCCAGTGGCTCAGATGGGAAACTATCAGGAGTACCTAAAAATGATGCCGTCCCCTTTGAGAGAGATTGATCCCGATCAGCCTAAACGGCTGCACACATTTGGGAATCCTTTCAAGCAGGATAAGAAG GGGATGATGATCGATGAGGCGGATGAGTTTGTAGCAGGCCCTCAAAATAAGAAGAGAGGAAATTCCAGTGACTCCAATTCGGGAGCTACTGTGAAGAGAAGGCGGAACATGTCACCGTTGCTGCGGCGGCCGCAGACCCCATCAGGGAACACCAACCATGTGGTGATTGGGAAGAACCTAGCAGGGATTCAGGGGCAGCAGAACCTCCTCAAACCGGGTCCACAGAACAAAG GAGTGGATAGCATGGTGGTCACAGAGAGTAATGGCGACAGCGCTCTCGGGCTCGACTCTGGGGAAATCTGGCCTGCAGAGATGGAAACTGAGGCAGGGAATACATCCTCACCGAGTTTAGAGGAGAACGTTGGGACAGGAGCAGCAGTTCGCGGGGAGGACCTTGGCACGATGGAGGAGAGGCTGGTGGAAGATCATCTAAACGAGCAGCCGCTGGAGGAGAAGCACAACTGTGAACGCCTGAGTCCACAGAGCCAGCTGGATGGCGCTGACGCTGAGCCGGCAGTGCCTGAGATCATTTTCATAGCTCCACTAGACGGCAACCTGGCAGAGCTGCGGACGCGGGTCATCAAGGAGGTCCGCAAACCCGGACGAA CTTTTGTTGACAGATACAGTGAAGAAATGACAGGAAGGGACAGCAAAGACAGAGAGGCAGGGGAAGACACGTGGCAAATCACTGAGCTAAACCGGCGCCCGATCACAGAGGATTTATTGAACTTGAAATCATTGTCCTTTCAACAGCGAATTTCTTTGCATTATACTTCACTTTATCAGGAAGTTGGTACACTGAAAGGCGAGCGCATCGTagccaaacacagcagcattcATCCCATAATGTTTCAATCTTGCCACAGTGAGACTTCTTTAGCTGTTTACATTTAA
- the mmgt1 gene encoding ER membrane protein complex subunit 5: MCAAVYDTVLRHRTRSSSSLRFKMASSFWKGVVGIGLFSLAHAAFSAAQHRSYMRLTEKEHETLPIDIVLQTLLSFIMTCYGIVHIAGEFKDMDASSELKNKTFDTLRNHPSFYLFNHRGRVLFRTPEEEPSSVRNQQALPNPIRLRKLEHLH; the protein is encoded by the exons ATGTGTGCGGCTGTTTACGACACCGTTTTACGACACCGTACGCGCAGTTCCTCTTCGCTTCGGTTCAAGATGGCTTCGTCGTTTTGGAAAGGTGTTGTCGGCATCGGACTTTTCTCCTTAGCTCATGCGGCTTTCTCAGCGGCACAAC ATCGATCATACATGCGACTTACAGAGAAGGAGCACGAGACGCTACCAATTGAT ATTGTACTGCAGACTTTGTTGTCATTTATCATGACCTGTTACGGTATTGTCCACATCGCTGGAGAGTTCAAAGATATGGATGCTTCCTCAGAGCTGAAAAACAA GACTTTTGACACTCTGAGGAACCACCCATCCTTCTACCTTTTCAATCACAGGGGTCGGGTGCTATTCCGCACACCAGAGGAGGAGCCCTCTTCTGTACGCAACCAACAAGCTCTGCCCAACCCCATACGGTTACGCAAGCTGGAGCATTTGCACTGA
- the mospd1 gene encoding motile sperm domain-containing protein 1 — protein MQQQHRPPELVGGSLPVFVFPNELVFYADDQSSHKQVLTLYNPYEFALKFKVLCTAPNKYTVVDATGAVKPQCCVDIVIRHRDVRACHYGVYDKFRLQVSEQSQRKALGRKEVTATLRPSASQDPPSPRPQDEERRIADSEFFEQTAFQTESRPVAGGPSLLTVLLGLVCMAALMLPTLGEQESTVPVYLHLSVNKKLVAAYVLGLLTMVILRT, from the exons atgcagcagcagcatcgaCCGCCAGAGCTGGTGGGAGGAAGCCTTCCCGTGTTCGTGTTCCCCAATGAGCTCGTCTTCTATGCCGATGATCAGTCGTCTCACAAACAGGTGCTCACGCTCTACAATCCCTATGAGTTCGCCCTCAAGTTTAAAG TGCTGTGCACAGCGCCAAACAAGTACACCGTGGTGGATGCAACTGGAGCCGTCAAGCCTCAGTGTTGCGTTGATAT AGTAATCCGACACCGAGATGTGCGCGCGTGCCATTATGGGGTCTACGACAAGTTCCGGCTGCAGGTGTCAGAGCAGAGTCAGCGGAAAGCTCTGGGCCGCAAAGAGGTGACGGCCACTCTCCGTCCCTCTGCCTCACAGGACCCGCCTAGCCCCCGGCCCCAAGATGAGGAACGCCGAATTGCTGACAGCGAGTTTTTTGAACAGACTGCATTCCAGACAG AGAGCCGTCCTGTTGCTGGAGGACCCAGTCTGTTGACAGTACTGCTTGGGCTGGTGTGTATGGCCGCCCTGATGCTCCCGACACTTGGGGAGCAAGAATCTACTGTGCCTGTCTACCTCCACTTAAGTGTTAACAAGAAACTTGTAGCTGCTTATGTTCTCG GGCTTCTTACAATGGTCATTCTACGCACATGA